One Paramisgurnus dabryanus chromosome 8, PD_genome_1.1, whole genome shotgun sequence DNA window includes the following coding sequences:
- the LOC141282463 gene encoding uncharacterized protein, with translation MFLSDVKSDSCLDIEITSSTSKERLTAQTLSCITCGKPFSSQRLLERHERKHTEEKLFTRSEISFTTLQEKKLHSEDHREKKKRNIHFKEKLYHCSHCDKHFCYKYRLIVHERVHTGEKPHHCYLCGKSFRQQSHLIRHHRIHTGEKPYKCSQCDMTFVESRYLEVHERVHTGEKPYICAQCGKSFSNPSQLRVHHRVHTGEKPYHCSVCGKSFSQRSSLLQHQRTHKGHKPYKCSQCDMTFYYSGQLKAHQCVHIEEKPCICTQCGKSFTDLSQLRVHQRIHTGEKPHHCNLCGRSFDRHDSLVTHLMTHTGDKPFRCYQVDKTFTQSGSLKSHQRLHTGKKP, from the coding sequence atgtttctttcagatgtgaagagtgattcatgtttggatatagaaataacgtcctcaacatcaaaagagcgactgacagcacaaactctttcctgcatcacctgtggaaagccattcagctcacagagacttttagagagacatgagagaaaacacacagaagagaaactcttcaccagatctgagatcagctttactaccttacaagagaagaaacttcattcagaagaccacagagagaagaagaagaggaataTTCACTTTAAAGAGAAACTCTATCATtgttcacactgtgataaaCATTTCTGTTATAAATATCGGCTGATAGTCcatgagagagttcacactggagagaaacctcatcactgttatctctgtgggaagagtttccGTCAACAGTCACACTTAATAAGGCACCatagaattcatacaggtgaaaaaccttacaaatgctctcagtgtgacatgaCGTTTGTGGAGTCACGTTACTTAGAAGTCCAtgagagagttcatactggagagaaaccttacatctgcgctcaatgtggaaagagcttctctAATCCATCTCAATTAAGAGTTCATCacagagttcatactggagagaaaccttatcactgtagtgtctgtgggaagagttttagtcaacGGTCAAGCTTACTTCAGCACCAGAGAACTCATAAAGGTCataaaccttacaaatgctctcagtgtgacatgaCATTTTATTATTCAGGTCAATTGAAAGCCCATCAGTGTGTTCACATTGAAGAGAAACCTTGCATCTGCACTCAATGTGGGAAGAGTTTCACTGATCTATCTCAATTAAGAGTTCatcagagaattcacactggagagaaacctcatcactgtaatCTCTGTGGGAGGAGTTTTGATCGACATGACAGTTTAGTGACACACCTGATGACTCATACAGGTGATAAACCTTTCAGATGCTATCAGGTTGATAAGACGTTTACTCAGTCAGGTTCCTTAAAATCCCATCAGAGACTTCATACGGGAAAGAAACCTTAA